From the Marinobacter alexandrii genome, one window contains:
- a CDS encoding CPBP family intramembrane glutamic endopeptidase, whose translation MSSQNHRSFEIVAVSVTALGKFLFYDVLNLRLVFILLMFGFWSTYITMRVRNHSELFKKWGFRVDNFNRVLRRVLPFGIVSFMACLSIGYYQDTINITWHIIPILILYPVFGVLQQFLIMALVAGNLQELNRIKAQSIIIITSILFGILHYPDWWLVLGTFILALFYTYTYLKNRNLYVLGFFHGWLGALFYYTVVDKDPFTEIFGFIF comes from the coding sequence ATGTCATCACAAAATCACCGTTCTTTTGAAATTGTTGCTGTCTCAGTTACCGCATTAGGCAAGTTCCTATTCTACGATGTTTTGAATCTTCGACTTGTGTTTATCTTATTGATGTTCGGGTTTTGGAGTACCTATATAACCATGAGAGTTAGAAATCATTCTGAACTCTTCAAAAAATGGGGATTTAGGGTGGATAATTTCAACCGTGTCTTAAGACGCGTCCTTCCATTTGGAATAGTTTCTTTTATGGCGTGTTTATCTATTGGCTACTATCAAGATACTATTAACATAACCTGGCATATTATTCCAATCCTTATTCTATATCCAGTTTTTGGTGTGCTGCAGCAATTTTTAATCATGGCACTTGTTGCAGGAAATCTTCAAGAATTAAACCGCATTAAAGCGCAATCAATCATTATAATCACATCAATCCTATTCGGAATACTCCACTACCCCGATTGGTGGCTAGTTTTAGGAACCTTTATCCTCGCATTATTTTACACATATACTTACTTGAAAAACAGAAATCTATATGTATTAGGATTTTTCCACGGGTGGCTTGGGGCTCTATT
- a CDS encoding amidohydrolase family protein — MPYKITLLSLIILFFSCTSTETESFDLLITNASILDISEGSISKHKVIGISNDTIRLVASVESVNRYTADQIIDAKNNFVMPGLWDMHVHFRGGDSLIAENKDLLPLYIAHGVTTVRDAGGDITPSVLEWRSEIRDGKLLGPDIFTSGPKFDGVNPAWDGSIRIENTNDIDPAMDSLMQLEVDYFKTYDGSLSNEMYYALIKEAESRNVNITGHMPMNASLMKAVNLGLDGIEHLYYALNATSPMGDSLTQLNRGYGILPELLESYDYTLANEVFIKLASKNFYATPTLYIGKILNQLPFDDHSEDSLLTSMGKGIQETYSRRIKSAMSRSASAQEFNTSMREKFVEMVKPMHEAGINLLAGSDCGAYNSYVYPGASLHGELFMLVEAGLTPLQALQTSIINGPQFFELDNYFGSLDVGKVANLIILSENPTQNIQSIKKIEWVVKNQNTFNADQLKLMITLKK, encoded by the coding sequence TCCAAGCATAAGGTCATTGGAATTTCCAATGATACAATAAGGCTAGTAGCAAGCGTCGAATCAGTCAACAGGTATACCGCTGACCAAATAATTGATGCGAAGAATAATTTTGTAATGCCAGGGCTATGGGATATGCATGTCCATTTTCGCGGGGGAGATTCTCTTATTGCCGAGAACAAAGACCTCCTGCCCCTTTATATCGCTCATGGGGTGACAACCGTGCGGGATGCTGGAGGAGACATAACACCAAGTGTTCTTGAATGGAGAAGTGAAATAAGGGATGGAAAACTTCTTGGGCCAGACATTTTCACCTCAGGACCAAAGTTTGATGGCGTTAACCCTGCATGGGACGGTTCCATTAGAATTGAAAACACCAATGATATTGACCCAGCTATGGATTCCCTCATGCAATTGGAAGTAGATTATTTTAAAACGTACGATGGTAGTCTTTCAAATGAAATGTACTACGCCTTGATTAAAGAAGCGGAATCACGTAACGTAAATATCACCGGCCATATGCCGATGAACGCCAGCTTAATGAAAGCAGTAAACCTCGGGTTAGATGGGATAGAACATCTTTACTATGCATTAAATGCTACTTCTCCCATGGGGGACAGCTTAACACAACTTAATAGGGGTTATGGTATTCTTCCTGAACTTCTAGAGTCCTATGATTATACGCTTGCAAATGAAGTGTTTATAAAATTAGCTTCAAAAAATTTTTATGCGACTCCTACTCTCTACATAGGAAAAATCCTCAATCAACTTCCTTTTGATGATCACAGCGAGGATTCTTTACTCACCAGTATGGGAAAGGGAATTCAAGAAACATACTCAAGACGGATAAAGTCAGCAATGAGCAGATCAGCATCTGCTCAGGAATTTAACACTTCCATGCGCGAAAAATTTGTTGAGATGGTAAAGCCTATGCACGAAGCTGGCATTAATCTTCTAGCTGGATCTGATTGTGGAGCATATAACTCATATGTGTACCCTGGAGCTTCATTGCATGGAGAATTGTTTATGCTGGTAGAAGCAGGGCTCACTCCCCTTCAAGCGCTTCAAACTTCAATCATCAACGGCCCTCAGTTTTTTGAATTGGACAATTATTTTGGAAGCCTAGACGTAGGTAAAGTGGCTAATCTCATTATTCTTTCAGAAAACCCTACACAGAACATACAGAGTATCAAAAAGATTGAATGGGTAGTCAAAAATCAAAACACATTCAATGCTGATCAGCTTAAATTAATGATTACCCTTAAAAAATGA